One segment of Acropora muricata isolate sample 2 chromosome 8, ASM3666990v1, whole genome shotgun sequence DNA contains the following:
- the LOC136926139 gene encoding uncharacterized protein codes for MFISSMAKKKQVEKDSLYNLRPLPSAGTRKRNPDEDFILRGRQTPVRLKPQNYQTNSEMTISTTGRSRKNTRTPLHQSVSFQEFNQASDEEFNQEDLALDLSEFDDGSEEELIQLHSKNKSRDEFFNRSRSTDSWFVNPVHRAPSPSIDIRKLAQKRPLEAAVLKSSIEGTIASDPNESIRKTPIRDFDLTVFRDAEDKMLSSRTLSALATPYQEDLARLRLDRLRLEEERLLKRKCLAELERMRGPKPKWYELKTSEFHREAKRNNDMLSLSGHYEDVLEYRNQLLSSLGEDNIVIKQ; via the exons atGTTTATCAGCAGTATGGCAAAGAAAAAGCAAGTGGAGAAGGATTCGCTTTATAATTTACGACCGTTGCCCTCGGCGGGAACTCGGAAGCGAAATCCTGACGAGGATTTTATTTTGAGAGGTCGTCAAACTCCTGTCAG gTTGAAACCTCAAAACTACCAAACAAACTCTGAAATGACTATATCCACCACAGGACGATCACGTAAGAATACAAGAACACCTTTGCATCAGTCAGTGAGCTTTCAAGAGTTTAATCAGGCCTCAGATGAAGAGTTTAATCAAGAAGACTTAGCTCTGGATTTGTCAGAATTTGATGATGGTTCAGAGGAAGAACTTATTCAACTTCACAGCAAAAACAAATCCAGGGATGAGTTTTTCAATAGAAGTAGAAGCACTGACAGCTGGTTTGTTAATCCAGTTCATCGAGCACCCAGCCCATCAATTGACATTAGGAAACTTGCTCAAAAGCGTCCTTTAGAAGCTGCGGTTTTGAAGTCATCTATTGAAGGAACAATTGCCAGTGATCCAAATGAAAGTATTAGAAAAACTCCAATAAGAGATTTTGATTTGACTGTTTTTAGAGATGCAGAAGATAAAATGCTATCTTCTAGAACATTGAGTGCCTTAGCTACACCGTATCAAGAAGATTTAGCCAGGTTACGTTTAGACAGGTTACGTTTGGAGGAAGAACGGCTTCTCAAGAGAAAATGTTTAGCAGAGCTGGAAAGAATGAGAGGGCCAAAGCCAAAGTGGTATGAATTGAAGACTTCAGAATTTCACAGGGAGGCAAAGAGAAATAACGATATGCTCTCTTTATCAGGGCATTATGAAGATGTTCTTGAATACAGGAATCAACTGTTGTCATCTTTGGGGGAAGATAACATTGTCATCAAGCAATGA